One segment of Candidatus Melainabacteria bacterium DNA contains the following:
- a CDS encoding glycosyltransferase family 1 protein translates to MHVAMVLRQFSPFGGLELYTFELVKGLLDRGLRVTVICEKDDTNYQHEKLNVINFAAPPRGANKADKIRHYFQVASAAVAESGPYDLIHSQHFPIRQVDVVTFHNHTIFRLTEVGQRWEQLLNLIKVNTSQAYKLRDQHDRELCHQARCLIFPAKVCMDDFKRHYELENKHLAIAHPGASTEVPLVKVHSIEPGQTFNFLFVGKGYRKKGLDVLQQACKIVASHKKNFKLQIAGLKLKPQDRARLALAGLTKHVDYLGFQKDMNAVYQKSSCIILPSRIEPFGMAPIEGMLRGLIPIVSRTCGVAEVLSDEKDSLILEDHLKVQELAALMEKLIDNPDLCHRLSLAALGTAQKLNWNQTVESTISAYNAVLSTSVSNR, encoded by the coding sequence ATGCACGTTGCCATGGTATTGCGTCAGTTCTCGCCTTTTGGCGGTCTTGAACTGTACACATTTGAATTAGTCAAAGGTCTTTTAGATCGCGGATTACGCGTCACAGTAATCTGCGAAAAAGATGACACCAACTACCAACATGAAAAGCTAAACGTTATCAATTTCGCAGCCCCTCCCCGTGGAGCAAACAAAGCCGACAAGATCAGGCACTACTTTCAAGTTGCCAGTGCTGCGGTGGCTGAGTCTGGACCATACGATCTCATACACTCGCAACACTTTCCCATCAGACAGGTTGACGTAGTCACGTTTCACAACCACACAATATTCAGGCTGACGGAAGTTGGGCAACGCTGGGAGCAACTGCTCAATCTAATCAAGGTGAATACATCGCAAGCGTACAAGTTACGCGACCAGCACGACAGAGAGCTATGCCACCAGGCCCGGTGCTTGATATTTCCAGCAAAAGTTTGTATGGACGACTTCAAAAGACACTATGAACTGGAAAATAAGCATCTGGCCATCGCGCATCCGGGCGCCTCTACAGAAGTGCCACTGGTAAAAGTCCATTCCATCGAGCCAGGCCAGACCTTCAACTTTCTCTTTGTCGGCAAGGGCTACCGCAAGAAGGGTCTGGACGTGCTGCAGCAAGCTTGCAAAATTGTCGCTTCCCACAAAAAGAACTTCAAATTGCAAATAGCCGGACTGAAGCTAAAACCGCAAGACAGAGCGAGATTAGCGCTTGCCGGGCTAACGAAGCACGTCGATTATCTAGGCTTTCAAAAAGACATGAATGCGGTCTATCAGAAGTCATCCTGCATAATCTTGCCTTCACGTATAGAACCATTCGGCATGGCACCAATCGAGGGCATGTTGCGCGGACTCATACCTATAGTCAGCCGTACCTGTGGAGTAGCAGAAGTGTTGAGCGACGAGAAAGATTCACTCATCCTCGAAGATCACCTGAAAGTTCAAGAGCTGGCAGCTCTAATGGAGAAGTTGATAGACAATCCCGACCTCTGCCATAGACTCTCGCTGGCTGCGCTGGGAACTGCTCAAAAATTGAATTGGAACCAGACGGTTGAAAGTACCATCTCAGCCTACAACGCAGTTTTAAGCACGTCCGTTTCAAACAGATAA